Part of the Paeniglutamicibacter sulfureus genome, CCTCACGCGCGGGTGGGCGGGTCAGTGGTCCCCGGCGGTCAGGAAGTCGATGACTTCCTCGACCCGGCCCAGCAGCGACGGCTCCAGATCGGCGTAGGAGCGCACCTGCCCCAGGATCCTCTCCCAGCCCTGGGCGACATCGATCTGCTCCTGGTGCGGCCACCCCAGCCCCTTGAGGATGCCGGTCTTCCAGTCGGTGCCGCGCGGCACGACCGGCCACGCCTTGATCTTCAGCACGGAGGGGCGGATGGCCTGCCACACATCGACGTAGGGGTGCCCGACGATCAGGACGTTGCCGGCAGCGCCGGGAACGCGCATCGCCTCGGCGGCGATCCTTGCCTCCTTGGTTCCTGCGACGAGGTGGTCGACCAGGATGCCGAGCTTGCGCTGCGGGGAGGGCGCGAAGGCACGGATGGCACCGGCCAGGTCGTCGACGCCGTGCAGCGGTTCGACGACGATGCCCTCCACGCGCAGGTCGTGGCCCCACACCTTCTCGACCAGCTGGGCATCGTGCTTGCCCTCGACCCAGACGCGGCTGGCACGCGCCGTGCGTGCCTTCAGGTCGGTGACCATGCGTGAGCCGGAGGCGCTGCGTGCGGTTCCCTGGGGAGCCGGGGGAGCGGCGGCGGGTTCGATGATTTCCACCGGCTCGCCCTCGAGCAGGAAGCCGAAGCCGGCGCGGAAGGACTTGGTGCGTCCGTGGCGGTCCTCGAGAACCATCACGCGCATGCCGCCGGATTTTTCGGTGCGAACCACCTCGCCGACCCATCCGCTTTCCACGTCCTCCAGCAGCAGGCCGCGGGCCAGCGGGACCTTGCGCAGTGTGCGTTTCCTGGGGGCGCTGATGTCCTGGGCGCCCCAGCCGTGGTAGCTCATCGTGTCACTTTCAGCTAGTGGTCAACAGGTCCCGGACCCATGTACGCAGCGGATTCGTTTGCCAGGGGCCGGGCAGCGTTCCGCCCTCCCACTGGCTGATGTGTCGAACGCGGCATCGCGGTCACGGACCAAACCATGCTAACAAGGGATGCGAAAGGTATTAGACTTAGCAGTTGAACGTGTCGAGTGCCAATGCCTGCCGTCGGGCCTCGGTGCGCGGCCGGGGGTGTGGACACTGCCCCCTGGACCATGGTGATCCGGCTTGCTGGGAGAGGTGAGAATGACCGAACCACGTAGGCTCGAAGTCCTTCGAGCCATCGTTGAGGACTACGTGCAGTCACGGGAGCCCGTTGGTTCGCGTGCCCTGCTCGATCGCCACGATTTGGGCGTCTCCGCCGCCACGATCCGCAACGACATGGCATCGCTGGAGGAGGAAGGGCTCATCGTGGCCCCGCATACCTCCTCCGGGCGGATCCCCACGGAAAAGGGCTACCGGCACTTCGTTGACCAAATCGGGGACATCAAGCCGCTCTCGGGCGCGGAACGACGCGCCATCGCGGCGCTGCTCGAGGGATCCCACGACGTCAACGACGTGCTGGAAAACACCGTGAGGCTGCTGGCCAGCATCACCCGGCAGGTTGCCCTGATCCAGGTGCCGCACTATTCGAACGCCACCGTTCGCCACATCGAATTGGTGGGACTGGGCGGCGGGCAGACCCTGGTGGTGCTCATCGCCTCCAGCGGCAAGGTCGAACAGCGCGTGATCCTGCTCCCGCCCTCCTTGGGGGAGTCGGACCTGCAACAACTGCGCGCGGTGCTTCTCTCCGTCCTGGACGCCAAGCCGATATCCGACGTCGTCCGGCTCGCCCAGGGTGTCCCGGAACTCGTCGAGCCGCGCCTGGCACCGGCGGTCCGTGCGTTGGCCGAGGCCCTTGGCGCCCTGGCGCGCAATTCCTCGGTGGACAGGATCCTCACCGCCGGCACCGCGAACCTGGCCCGCGCCAACCTGGATTTCCCGCTGAGCATCACCCCGGTGCTGGAGGCGCTCGAGGAACAGGTGGTGCTTTTGCGCCTCTTCTCCGAGCTAGAACAGGACGCCCACGGCATTGCCGTGGGCATCGGCACGGAAAACCAATACGGCGCCCTGACCGAGGCCTCGGTGGTCGCCACCGGATACGGTCCCGGCGAGCAGGCCATGATCGGCGTGCTGGGTCCGACGCGGATGAACTATCCCACCTCGATGGCCGCGGTTCGCGCCGTCGCCCGATATCTTTCCCGAATCCTGGCCGGCTAATGCGGGTCGTAACATATTTCTTGAAGTACGAAAGGACACAGCGAGCACTGTGAGCACCCATTACGAAGTCCTGGGCGTCAGCAAGGACGCCACCGGCGAGGAAATCAAGAAGGCCTACCGCAAGTTGGCCCGAAAGCTCCACCCGGACGTGAACCCCGGCGAGGACGCGAGCGAGAAGTTCAAGCTGGTCACCCGCGCCTACGAGGTGCTCTCCGATGCGGACAAGCGCGCCAACTACGATGCCACGGGCAACGAGAACGGCAACGGCCAGACCGGCTTCGGCGGCGGCGGAGGATTCGGCGGGGGTGGCTTCGGTGACATCTTCGAGCAGTTCTTCGGCGGCGGCGGAGCCCAGGGTCCTGCTTCGCGCACCCAGCGCGGCCGCGACGCGTTGATCACCGCCATCATCGACCTGGCCGACGCGGTGGCCGGGACCGTCTACCCGCTGGAGATGGAAACGGCAGTCACCTGCCCGACCTGCGAGGGCAGCTGCTGCCGTCCGGGCACCTCCCCGGTCACCTGCACCATCTGCCACGGTGCCGGACAGGTCCAGCGCCCGGTGCGCTCGTTCCTGGGCCAGATGATGACGGTTGAGACCTGCGCCGCCTGCCGCGGCTTCGGCACCACCATCCCCGACCCCTGCATCGACTGCAATGGCCAGGGCCGCATCCGCGAACGCATTTCCAAGCAGCTCAAGGTTCCCGCCGGCGTTGCCAGCGGCACCCGCATCCACCTGGCCAGCCAGGGCGAGGCCGGCCCGGGGGGCGGACCGAACGGCGATCTCTACGTCGAGATCGAGGTCCGCCGGCACAAGATCTTTGAACGCGACGGCGTTGACCTGCACGCGCGGATGAACGTGCCGATGACGGCCGCCGCCCTCGGCGCGGACCTGGACCTGGAGACCTTCGACGGCTCCCAGGTGATCGAGGTCGAATCCGGCGCGCAGTCAGGGGACACTGTTCGGCTTCCGGGCTTGGGCGTCCCGCGCCTGCGCGGCGGCAAGCGCGGGGACATCATCGTCCACCTGCAGGTGGAGACTCCCACCAAGATCGACTCCGAACAGCGTGAGCTTCTTCAGCAGCTGGCCAAGCTCCGCGGCGAGGAATTCGCCGAGGGCCGCATGGAAAACAGCGGCGGAATGTTCTCGCGACTGCGCGGGAAGCTGGGCAACCTGGGCGCATGAGCAACCAGTGCTTCTTCCTGTCGCCCGGTGAGCTCAAGGATGCGCTGGTAGACGCCGAGCTGCAGCTGGACGGCCCCGAGGGCCACCATGCGGTAACGGTCAAGCGTGTGCGCGTGGGCGAAATGATCGACCTGGTCGACGGCTCGGGGGTGCGGGCGGTCGCCGAGGTCACCGCGACGCAGAAGGCGGCACTTGTCGCAACGGTGCGCGCCCTCGAAGCCGAGGCGCTGCAGCCGGTGGCCATCACCCTGGTGCAGGCGCTGGCCAAGGGGGACAGGGATTTGCAGGCGGTGGAGTCCGCCGTCGAACTGGGCATCGACGCGGTGCGTCCCTGGCAGTCGGACCGGGCCATCGTGCGCTGGAACGACGCGAAGGCCGCCAAGGCCCTCGCCAAATGGGAGGGCACGGTGCTCGCCGCGCTCAAGCAGTCCCGCCGCACCTTCCTGCCCGAGGTGCGCCCGATGCTCAACAGTGCACAGCTTGCCCGGGACATCGCCGAACGGGTCTCGGGCCCGGTTCCTGCCCTGGTGGTCGTCCTGCACGAACGCGGCACCGAGTCCCTCGCGGCCGTGGTTGCCGGGTGGCTGGAAGCCGCCCCCGTGCCGGTGCCGGACGAATCCGGGACGCGACAGGAGATCCAGCTGGTGGTGGGACCCGAGGGCGGGATCTCCGATGCCGAGCTCGACCGCTTCACCGCGGCCGGAGCCAAGGTGGCCCTGCTGGGAAGCCATGTGCTGCGCGCCTCCACGGCCGGCCCTGCCGCACTGGTGCTCACCCGGCACCTGCTGGGACAGCTCTAGGACACCAAGGATCCCCCCGTTCCCCGCCGGAATTTTTCCGGCGGGGAACGGGGGGATCTTTTTGTGCTGGTGGGGTTCCCGCCAAGCGCCAGGGGTGCAAGGCCTAGTGCTTGACGGTGAAGTCCTTGGACTCGGTGCCGGAGCGGCCGCCGGTCTGCGCGTCGACGCCCCAGGCCGTGAACGTGTATTCGCCGGGGGCCAGCACATAGCTGAAGGAAAATTCGTTGTGTCCCAGCGCATCGCCGCCGGTGTGCAGTGCACCGGAGGCCACAACGGTGTCCTCGTCGCCGGATTCGGCGCGGCGGGTGATTTCCCAGAATTCCCCGCCGGAGAAGATCGCGCTCACGCCGTGGAAGGTGACCTGGCCGGCCTTCTGTGTGGTTCCGAATTGTGGGTCTATGATCCACAGCGGCGCGGCCAGCGCGGTGTCGCGCCCGAAGTCGTGGTCCAGGGTGATGTGGTCAAAGGCCTCGTAGCCGGTTTCGCCGTCGACGAGGATCCGCACGGTGGGTTCCAGTCCCTCGGTGAGGATTCCGGCGTTCGACGCGGCCGCGGTGGCCGTGAACACCAATTGGGCGATGGAACGTTCGGCCAGTCCCTCATCGACGTCCGAGCCGAAGGCCTTGGCCGAAAGGTCCAAGGTGATGACGTTGTCGGGGCCGATTGAGGCGCCGACGGACGAGCTGGGGCGCCACGCGCTGAAATAGCGGGGGTCCGCCGGCTCTTGGGAGAGCATGTAGCGCACCGAGTCGGCGATGGGGTCGGCCGCCTCCTTGACGCGAACGAACTCCCGGTACAGGGAGACGGTTCCGTCGTTTTCCGCCAACCAGTACACCGGGATGTGTGCGGTGGTGTTCAGTGATTCCATTTCCACGCTTGGCAACGGCGCAGGAGACTGCACGCTGGTTGCCGCTTTAGGCATGGAATACCGCTCGCCCGGTACCCCCAGCCCGCACGCGGCCAGGGCACCAAGTGCCACAGTCATCCCCAGCACCGCAAGGCGGGAACGGGGGGACCGGCTGGAACGGGACATCGGAATACTGGGCTCTCTGCAGGAATCTGGGGCGAATGGCTGGACCGGCATGGCGGGGGATTGCCGTGGGTCCTTCCCCAGCTTGGCATAGGTTGTCGACCGGTAGGGCGGGAAATCCGTGATTCGCGTGGACTGTTGCCTGATTGATATGTATCGATGCAAGTTGTGCCCCAATCGTTGCCTTCCCAATTTGCAAACCATTCGCTATATGGTTTCTTGGCCGCACGCCCGTGCCGCCACACGGGTAGTCCTGGTCGGCACTTCCAAGTCCCGACGCTTCCATCCACGATAGGATTGGAAAAGTGCAGGGAACCCTGGCCGCGGAACGACCGCAGGCGCCATTCGCCGGCACGGAATGCGGAGGCTTCAACAGTCATATGGACCAACAATTGAACCAAGTGGGCCAGCCCCGGGGAACCGACGCCCTGGTCCAGTTCGACAGTTCGGACCAAATGGTCGCCACGCTCGGTGCGCACGATGAGCTGCTGCGCGTGATCACGGGAGCCTATCCGCTGGCGGAATTGCACGTCCGCGGCAACGAGCTGAAGGTCAGCGGCGACGCGGTCCAGGCCCACAAGGCCCTGCGCGTGATTTCCGAGGCCCGCACGCTGGCTGGAAACGGCACCCGCATTTCCGCCCAGACCATTGAGCAATTGGTGCGCATGCTGGAAAGCACCGGCGCCGACGAGGCCCAATCGGTGCTGGGCCTGAAGATCCTCTCGGGCCGCGGCAAGGCCATCCGCCCCAAGACCGTGAACCAGAAGAGCTACGTCGACGCGATCGACGAGAACACCGTCATCTTCGGCATCGGCCCCGCCGGCACCGGCAAGACGTACCTGGCCATGGCCAAGGCGGTCGCCGCGCTGCAGGCCAAGGAAGTCAGCCGCATCATCCTGACCCGCCCGGCCGTCGAGGCGGGGGAGAAGCTCGGCTTCCTGCCCGGCACGCTCACCGACAAGATCGACCCCTACCTGCGCCCCCTCTACGATGCGCTGCACGACATGATCGAGCCCGACTCGATGCCCAGGCTCCTGGCCGCCGGCACCATCGAGGTCGCGCCCCTGGCCTACATGCGCGGGCGCACGCTCAACGACGCCTTCATCATCCTGGACGAGGCGCAGAACACCACGCCCGAGCAGATGAAGATGTTCCTCACGCGGCTCGGCTTCGGGTCCAAGATCGTCGTGACCGGGGACATCACCCAGGTCGACCTTCCCGGCGGCACCAAGTCGGGGCTGCGCGTGGTCACCGAGATCCTCGAGGGCGTTGACGACATCGCCTTCTGCGAACTGGACGCCAGCGACGTGGTCCGTCACCGACTGGTGGGTTCCATCGTCGGCGCCTACGAACGCTGGACGGTGCGCCAGGACCCCAATTTCAACCGGTCCCAGGCGCGTGCCCGCCGTCGCGCCGGCACCTCGAAGAACCCCGAACACGCGGCCGAAAAGAAACAACAGGGCCCCGCGCCCGAAAACCAGGAGCAATCCCCATGAGCGTAGAGGTCAACAACGAATCCGCGGTTGCGGCGGACCTGGAGCGCGTCAGCGCGCTGGGACGCCATATCCTGGCGGAACTCTATGTGCACCCGGAAACGGACGTCTCCATCATCCTGCTCGACGAAGAGCCCATGAGCGCGCTGCACGTGGAGTGGATGGACCTCGAAGGCCCCACCGACGTGATGAGCTTCCCCATGGACGAGCTGCGCCCCGGCGTCCCCGGCTCGCCCACGGAGGCAGGCATGCTCGGTGACATCGTGATTTGCCCGCAGGTCGCCACCACCCAGGCCCAGGCCCAGGGGCACTCCGTGGAGGACGAGATCCTGCTGCTGACCACCCACGGCATGCTGCACCTGCTGGGCTTCGACCACGCCGAGCCGGAGGAAAAGGAGATCATGTTCTCCCTCCAGCGCCAACTGCTCGAGGACTTCCTGGGCCGCCCGGCTCCCCGGGAGACGATGGACTAGTGACCGCGGTCATTCTCGCGCTCAGTGCGCTGGTCTTCATCCTCAGCGCCGCGCTGCTCACGGCCGCCGAATCGGCCTATCTCTACCTTTCGCGGCAGCAGGCCGAAGCCCTGCGCAACGACTACGCCTCGCCGCACCTGGCGAACATCCTCGCCGATTCCCAAAGCCACACGCACGCGGTGCGCTTCTGGCGGATCTGGTTCGAGACCGCCTCCGCGGTGGCAGTCGCCATCCTCTACCTGGACCGCCTCGGCAACATCTGGCTGGCCGGGCTGTTGGCCACCGTCACCATGGC contains:
- a CDS encoding DUF3097 family protein — its product is MSYHGWGAQDISAPRKRTLRKVPLARGLLLEDVESGWVGEVVRTEKSGGMRVMVLEDRHGRTKSFRAGFGFLLEGEPVEIIEPAAAPPAPQGTARSASGSRMVTDLKARTARASRVWVEGKHDAQLVEKVWGHDLRVEGIVVEPLHGVDDLAGAIRAFAPSPQRKLGILVDHLVAGTKEARIAAEAMRVPGAAGNVLIVGHPYVDVWQAIRPSVLKIKAWPVVPRGTDWKTGILKGLGWPHQEQIDVAQGWERILGQVRSYADLEPSLLGRVEEVIDFLTAGDH
- the hrcA gene encoding heat-inducible transcriptional repressor HrcA; the encoded protein is MTEPRRLEVLRAIVEDYVQSREPVGSRALLDRHDLGVSAATIRNDMASLEEEGLIVAPHTSSGRIPTEKGYRHFVDQIGDIKPLSGAERRAIAALLEGSHDVNDVLENTVRLLASITRQVALIQVPHYSNATVRHIELVGLGGGQTLVVLIASSGKVEQRVILLPPSLGESDLQQLRAVLLSVLDAKPISDVVRLAQGVPELVEPRLAPAVRALAEALGALARNSSVDRILTAGTANLARANLDFPLSITPVLEALEEQVVLLRLFSELEQDAHGIAVGIGTENQYGALTEASVVATGYGPGEQAMIGVLGPTRMNYPTSMAAVRAVARYLSRILAG
- the dnaJ gene encoding molecular chaperone DnaJ, with translation MSTHYEVLGVSKDATGEEIKKAYRKLARKLHPDVNPGEDASEKFKLVTRAYEVLSDADKRANYDATGNENGNGQTGFGGGGGFGGGGFGDIFEQFFGGGGAQGPASRTQRGRDALITAIIDLADAVAGTVYPLEMETAVTCPTCEGSCCRPGTSPVTCTICHGAGQVQRPVRSFLGQMMTVETCAACRGFGTTIPDPCIDCNGQGRIRERISKQLKVPAGVASGTRIHLASQGEAGPGGGPNGDLYVEIEVRRHKIFERDGVDLHARMNVPMTAAALGADLDLETFDGSQVIEVESGAQSGDTVRLPGLGVPRLRGGKRGDIIVHLQVETPTKIDSEQRELLQQLAKLRGEEFAEGRMENSGGMFSRLRGKLGNLGA
- a CDS encoding 16S rRNA (uracil(1498)-N(3))-methyltransferase, translated to MSNQCFFLSPGELKDALVDAELQLDGPEGHHAVTVKRVRVGEMIDLVDGSGVRAVAEVTATQKAALVATVRALEAEALQPVAITLVQALAKGDRDLQAVESAVELGIDAVRPWQSDRAIVRWNDAKAAKALAKWEGTVLAALKQSRRTFLPEVRPMLNSAQLARDIAERVSGPVPALVVVLHERGTESLAAVVAGWLEAAPVPVPDESGTRQEIQLVVGPEGGISDAELDRFTAAGAKVALLGSHVLRASTAGPAALVLTRHLLGQL
- a CDS encoding GerMN domain-containing protein, producing MESLNTTAHIPVYWLAENDGTVSLYREFVRVKEAADPIADSVRYMLSQEPADPRYFSAWRPSSSVGASIGPDNVITLDLSAKAFGSDVDEGLAERSIAQLVFTATAAASNAGILTEGLEPTVRILVDGETGYEAFDHITLDHDFGRDTALAAPLWIIDPQFGTTQKAGQVTFHGVSAIFSGGEFWEITRRAESGDEDTVVASGALHTGGDALGHNEFSFSYVLAPGEYTFTAWGVDAQTGGRSGTESKDFTVKH
- a CDS encoding PhoH family protein yields the protein MDQQLNQVGQPRGTDALVQFDSSDQMVATLGAHDELLRVITGAYPLAELHVRGNELKVSGDAVQAHKALRVISEARTLAGNGTRISAQTIEQLVRMLESTGADEAQSVLGLKILSGRGKAIRPKTVNQKSYVDAIDENTVIFGIGPAGTGKTYLAMAKAVAALQAKEVSRIILTRPAVEAGEKLGFLPGTLTDKIDPYLRPLYDALHDMIEPDSMPRLLAAGTIEVAPLAYMRGRTLNDAFIILDEAQNTTPEQMKMFLTRLGFGSKIVVTGDITQVDLPGGTKSGLRVVTEILEGVDDIAFCELDASDVVRHRLVGSIVGAYERWTVRQDPNFNRSQARARRRAGTSKNPEHAAEKKQQGPAPENQEQSP
- the ybeY gene encoding rRNA maturation RNase YbeY, whose amino-acid sequence is MSVEVNNESAVAADLERVSALGRHILAELYVHPETDVSIILLDEEPMSALHVEWMDLEGPTDVMSFPMDELRPGVPGSPTEAGMLGDIVICPQVATTQAQAQGHSVEDEILLLTTHGMLHLLGFDHAEPEEKEIMFSLQRQLLEDFLGRPAPRETMD